Below is a genomic region from Triticum aestivum cultivar Chinese Spring unplaced genomic scaffold, IWGSC CS RefSeq v2.1 scaffold60885, whole genome shotgun sequence.
TATTGTGCACCTTTTTTTGCACATGACTCAAGAATGTACTGTATGTATTTACACCAAACTTTGAAAAAACTTCCTCGCAAAGAAAAAAACTTTgcagcgaaccaacctgtggttggatagtTAGAGGGACAATGGTATccacagcccaccagggttcaagtcgaCGACGGGgcacctacggtgacttcgtaaatttcaagatgacatgccggctcagtctctcgaaggtgctcataggtatagctggccaaacgggccgtgcTAACTGGGCCAGCCCGGTAGCACGCAGGCCCGGCACGACCCGGGCTAAACGGGCCAGGCCCGGCACACGGCACGccatgggccgtgcctgggcctggaggctaggcacgcgggccggcacggcacggcccgtttatgtttttttttgaaaaatataaatatatatgtcctatataaatacCGAATACCCTAATATGTTTAATATTTTCATAGTGCATGCGTATTTTATTAGTGCTTGAAtctaagtagtagtagtgttatagtGTAGTCTTTGTAATTTTTATCCTTTTGTAATTATAGAGTATGTCTTGTATTCTTTTATTCTTTCAGATGGGAGTTTTAATGATGTACATGTGCTAATAAAATCTAGATTTATCTCACATAATAGTCTACCAGATTTTGCAATTTTCTACTTTTTTTTTTGGACTTTTTTTGCTGTTTCCAGAGGTattacaaagaaaaagaaaaaaaatcacgcCAGACGGGCCAGCGTCCTCCAACGGGCCGGCGTGCCGCGTGCCGGCCCATGTAGCCTACGTGCCGTGCCTGGGCTGCTAGCTCCCGCCCGTGGGCCGGCACAGcacggcccggttattattcgtgTCGAGACGGGCCGTACGCACGTTTACGGCAGGCCGGGTCGTGCCGTGCCGGGCCAGCCCATTTGGCCAGgtatgctcataggggtagggtgtgcgtgtgtgtgttcatagaggtgagtgtatgcacgtatgtatgagcgcttgcgtctgtactgatgtTTAAAAAAAACTTTGCAAGAAACTGAAGTATTGCAATATGTATGCGTGTTTTTTTCACGTAAATGTATAATTGTTTATTTCGAGCCAGCAGCACATCTCCCGTGCGCAACTCGAGGTCACCGTTGAAGCTAGTTTCATGAATTATTGACCTTCAAGAATTGCTCGAACAATGGTGGCCTAGAAAAGAAAGTAATTCCGAGATAATGGCACCGTGGCTGCTGGCTGGCAAGTCAGGACCTCTCCATCAGCAGTAACCGTGTAGGTCTCGGGGTCGACCTCGATTTTGGGAAGCGCGTCGTTGAGCTTCATGTCCAGCTTCGATAAACGGCGGACACCACCAACAGCTTCCACCCTCTTTGCTAGTTTGTACTCTGATGCAACACCAGCTTCTTTGGCAGCCTGTGATCATTTCAGACATTAAGCAGCAGCCATTGCCATTCCTTAAGACCATATCATTAGATGGATATATTTCTTTCACCAAAGATATCGCTATACATATATCTATATTAAGCTTGCAAAAGTTTCTTTCATGGCATTATTTTGTAAAAAAAAACGTTAGAAGAGTTTTTTAGTGAGGTACAAAGTAAAAAATATCTCGATTGTAGATTGTAGTTGGTATCGAACATTACTAATCATCCTAAATTCGTTACAAGAGTTCAATAGGCTAACCTTGCTCACAAATGCAATCGAGTGAGAACTCCCGGCCTTTCCATATGCACCAAACATAGGTCGCATCATAACCTGCATCAAGAATGCACCATTCTGTGATTTAAGTTTTTCAATGACAAGAAGATTGCGGAAACAT
It encodes:
- the LOC123175955 gene encoding urease: MNQHFSQKRISILLFCRCFRNLLVIEKLKSQNGAFLMQVMMRPMFGAYGKAGSSHSIAFVSKAAKEAGVASEYKLAKRVEAVGGVRRLSKLDMKLNDALPKIEVDPETYTVTADGEVLTCQPAATVPLSRNYFLF